Proteins co-encoded in one Papaver somniferum cultivar HN1 chromosome 5, ASM357369v1, whole genome shotgun sequence genomic window:
- the LOC113280063 gene encoding uncharacterized protein LOC113280063, producing MDGVETGENEKQCVEAGKNHMHNQEDLALEDDPSKPVWFLTLWADFLLMLLLQVLLYQRDSPYISLIQEAGLDDMSYTGKSFTWSSNVHGTGVQRSRLDRALTNAEKRNWKYLQCYERNESLKSEVEAAWNHQINGSHAFRVSKRLVITRKYVSKWNKENFGNIQRIIFLLHQQIEAIQQDSKDNDATSQVQQPKNQIEHWNQIQNEFWGKKARDEYYLEMDRNTKHHYANANKTRSKNNITALKDENGDWCTTRMELERLLTRY from the exons ATGGATGGGGTGGAGACTGGAGAAAATGAAAAGCAGTGTGTTGAGGCAGGGAAGAATCATATGCATAATCAAGAGGATCTTGCTCTTGAG GATGATCCATCTAAACCAGTCTGGTTCTTGACTT TATGGGCAGACTTTCTTCTAATGCTTCTTCTTCAAGTACTTCTATATCAAAGGGATTCTCCTTACATCAGTTTAATTCAAGAAGCCGGGCTAGATGATATGAGTTATACTGGGAAATCTTTTACTTGGTCTTCTAATGTTCATGGTACTGGAGTTCAACGTTCAAGACTTGATAGAGCCCTCACCAATGCAGA AAAACGTAACTGGAAATATTTACAATGTTACGAAAGGAATGAATCTTTAAAATCTGAAGTTGAAGCAGCTTGGAATCATCAGATAAATGGTTCTCATGCATTCAGAGTGTCCAAGAGATTGGTCATAACTAGAAAGTACGTCTCAAAGTGGAACAAGGAGAATTTTGGGAATATTCAAAGAATTATCTTCCTACTGCATCAGCAAATTGAAGCCATTCAACAAGATAGTAAAGATAATGATGCAACATCTCAAGTGCAGCAGCCGAAGAACCAAATCGAGCATTGGAACCAAATACAAAACGAATTTTGGGGGAAAAAAGCTAGAGATGAATATTACCTGGAGATGGATAGAAATACGAAGCATCATTATGCAAATGCCAATAAAACAAGGTCAAAAAACAATATTACAGCGTTaaaagatgaaaatggagattGGTGTACAACTAGAATGGAATTGGAGAGATTGCTCACTCGTTACTAG
- the LOC113280061 gene encoding uncharacterized protein LOC113280061, with product MQALNSTFNLLGPRTIGYALDRKLSETRRDLSLWNRSKFGNIHEKLNNLQQQLTDLQKPDSSRTDSTQVVQKIEKEIEEWHQREKIFYIQKSRETFFHEVDQNTKHFHLQANRIRSRNRIETLNKPDGTWCQGKEQLESLLDKNFKQIMTTVSPDTNDELMNLLPPCITEADNESLTRMPTEEEIYNTLKQMHPWKAPGPDRFPPGFFQANYSTNMVIDEIIIGAASRPSRGLIAAPSRAGSTAQLGTSTSDD from the exons ATGCAAGCTTTAAACTCCACATTCAATCTTCTTGGTCCAAGAACCATAGGGTATGCACTTGATAGAAAATTATCTGAAACAAGGAGAGATTTGTCCCTTTGGAATAGAAGCAAGTTTGGTAATATACATGAGAAGCTCAACAATCTTCAGCAACAACTAACTGATCTCCAAAAGCCTGACTCCAGTCGGACTGATAGCACTCAAGTTgtacaaaaaattgaaaaggaAATTGAGGAATGGCACCAGCGTGAAAAAATTTTCTACATACAAAAATCCAGAGAAACTTTCTTCCATGAGGTAGATCAAAATACAAAACACTTTCACCTACAAGCGAATAGGATAAGATCGAGAAATAGAATCGAAACTTTGAATAAACCAGATGGAACATGGTGCCAAGGAAAAGaacaacttgaatcattgttGGATAAAAACTTCAAGCAAATAATGACAACTGTTAGCCCAGACACAAATGATGAGTTGATGAATCTCTTGCCGCCTTGCATCACTGAAGCAGATAATGAGTCTCTCACAAGAATGCCCACGGAGGAGGAAATCTATAACACTCTGAAACAAATGCATCCATGGAAAGCACCGGGACCAGACAGATTTCCACCAGGATTCTTCCAAGCAAACTATAGCACG AATATGGTGATCGACGAAATCATTATCGGAGCAGCATCACGACCATCTCGTGGACTAATTGCAGCACCATCTCGTGCTGGCAGTACTGCTCAACTCGGGACATCAACTTCAGACGATTAG
- the LOC113280062 gene encoding uncharacterized protein LOC113280062 encodes MALKLEMSKAFDLVEWVFLDRVMKQLGFNSKWCNLIHKCICNTDIQILLNGSLGKAFKPTMGIRQGDPISLYLLLLTMEVFTRALAKAESERKIQGIKISRKSPQVTHLLFADDCMVFAKVDIHNVTNLLNSEDKLWAQDLKGRYFPTTSDLHANKNKNSTWSWQSIHGSMQFIFKHSLFLVGNGQKISIWTDIWIQGKQEPPIPVVELEIANTYNTISDLIDYDTKSWKKRILQRGEDRLIWTLTRNGVFTIKSAYQRLVEMKNGAPVIDTTTTTLPRVKHFLWQCMVDIVPSNERMGRVLNYSEEQCKMCKQDIETTRNMLWECSFTRAIWFTTPRAKRSMRSNNSSVQELIQSWFDNEFNNLVEDWTVKMENTLWEIWITRWKKMLKQKHNGDNNMHHTIQLWKPPLSPYNAFSCDAYFKIINQITYSGWGLIIRSFAGEFIQARCGYSNGLISAEEAECMGLLYATQCAEDLNIQFSFFEMDAELVIKEVNGSLHHAA; translated from the exons ATGGCCCTAAAACTCGaaatgtcaaaagcttttgatctTGTTGAGTGGGTTTTCCTCGATAGAGTTATGaaacaattagggtttaactCTAAGTGGTGCAATCTCATACATAAATGTATATGTAATACTGATATTCAAATTCTTCTTAATGGATCTCTAGGAAAGGCATTCAAACCAACGATGGGAATACGACAGGGGGATCCCATCTCTCTATACTTATTATTACTTACAATGGAGGTATTCACTCGTGCCTTGGCCAAAGCAGAGTCTGAGAGGAAAATTCAGGGTATAAAGATTTCGAGAAAATCTCCACAGGTTACTCACTTATTATTCGCTGATGATTGTATGGTTTTTGCCAAAGTGGATATTCATAATGTTACAAATCTTCTCAACAGTGAAGACAAACTATGGGCTCAGGATCTAAAAGGAAGATATTTTCCAACTACTTCAGACTTGCATgcaaataaaaataagaattctACTTGGTCATGGCAAAGTATACATGGAAGCATGCAATTCATATTCAAACACAGTTTATTTCTAGTGGGCAATGGACAAAAAATATCGATATGGACTGACATTTGGATACAAGGTAAACAAGAACCACCAATCCCAGTTGTAGAACTGGAGATCGCTAATACTTACAATACAATATCTGATCTAATTGATTATGATACCAAGTCATGGAAG AAGAGAATACTGCAAAGGGGAGAGGATAGACTCATATGGACACTGACTAGGAATGGCGTTTTTACTATAAAGTCAGCATATCAAAGATTAGTGGAGATGAAAAATGGAGCACCTGTAattgatacaacaacaacaactttacCAAGGGTAAAACACTTTCTATGGCAATGTATGGTTGATATTGTTCCTTCTAATGAACGAATGGGAAGGGTTCTTAACTACAGTGAGGAGCAATGTAAAATGTGCAAACAAGACATTGAAACAACAAGGAATATGTTGTGGGAATGCTCCTTTACAAGAGCCATCTGGTTCACAACTCCAAGAGCTAAAAGAAGCATGCGAAGCAATAACTCTTCAGTACAGGAATTGATTCAAAGTTGGTTCGATAATGAGTTTAATAATTTGGTTGAAGACTGGACAGTAAAGATGGAAAACACACTCTGGGAGATTTGGATTACAAGAT GGAAAAAGATGCTGAAACAGAAGCACAATGGAGATAACAACATGCATCATACTATACAACTCTGGAAACCACCATTATCTCCTTATAATGCTTTTTCCTGTGATGCATATttcaaaattataaatcaaattacTTATTCAGGTTGGGGACTAATTATACGTTCTTTTGCAGGAGAATTCATCCAAGCAAGATGCGGCTACTCCAATGGACTCATAAGTGCTGAAGAAGCAGAGTGCATGGGTCTTCTGTACGCGACGCAGTGCGCGGAAGATTTAAATATCCAGTTTTCGTTTTTTGAAATGGATGCAGAGTTGGTGATCAAGGAAGTGAATGGAAGTCTTCATCATGCTGCTTGA